From one Salvelinus alpinus chromosome 14, SLU_Salpinus.1, whole genome shotgun sequence genomic stretch:
- the LOC139539019 gene encoding ly6/PLAUR domain-containing protein 6B-like isoform X1 encodes MELFNTVVTARGTVKMSFTTAVHLLALVVICDRVKSHRINFNNVKPPVEATPFPKSFKCFTCERAADNYTCNRWAEDKWCPPNSQFCMTVHHFTSHGKTKFVTKKCAARKECHTSGCRHHRDTGHTECVSCCEGMICNVEVPTNHTNAVFAMRQQAYSSAPSQTPVRTTWSCCWLTLLSTLGLGLTRLVLL; translated from the exons ATGGAGTTATTCAATACCGTG GTTACTGCTAGAGGGACTGTGAAGATGTCATTCACCACCGCTGTCCATCTCCTGGCACTGGTGGTAATATGTGACCGGGTTAAATCTCATCGCATCAACTTCAACAATGTCAAACCTCCTGTGGAAG CCACTCCATTCCCTAAGAGCTTCAAGTGCTTCACCTGTGAGAGAGCTGCAGACAACTACACCTGCAACCGCTGGGCTGAGGACAAGTGGTGTCCACCGA ATAGCCAGTTCTGTATGACAGTGCACCATTTCACCAGTCACGGCAAGACCAAGTTTGTAACCAAGAAGTGTGCTGCTCGTAAGGAGTGTCATACGTCTGGCTGTAGACATCACAGGGACACAGGTCACACT GAGTGTGTGTCATGCTGTGAGGGTATGATCTGCAACGTGGAGGTCCCTACCAACCACACCAATGCTGTGTTTGCCATGAGGCAGCAGGCCTACAGCTCAGCCCCATCCCAGACTCCTGTTAGGACAACGTGGAGCTGCTGCTGGCTGACGTTACTGTCCACTCTAGGCCTGGGGCTGACCAGGCTGGTCCTACTGTGA
- the LOC139539019 gene encoding ly6/PLAUR domain-containing protein 6B-like isoform X2, with protein sequence MSFTTAVHLLALVVICDRVKSHRINFNNVKPPVEATPFPKSFKCFTCERAADNYTCNRWAEDKWCPPNSQFCMTVHHFTSHGKTKFVTKKCAARKECHTSGCRHHRDTGHTECVSCCEGMICNVEVPTNHTNAVFAMRQQAYSSAPSQTPVRTTWSCCWLTLLSTLGLGLTRLVLL encoded by the exons ATGTCATTCACCACCGCTGTCCATCTCCTGGCACTGGTGGTAATATGTGACCGGGTTAAATCTCATCGCATCAACTTCAACAATGTCAAACCTCCTGTGGAAG CCACTCCATTCCCTAAGAGCTTCAAGTGCTTCACCTGTGAGAGAGCTGCAGACAACTACACCTGCAACCGCTGGGCTGAGGACAAGTGGTGTCCACCGA ATAGCCAGTTCTGTATGACAGTGCACCATTTCACCAGTCACGGCAAGACCAAGTTTGTAACCAAGAAGTGTGCTGCTCGTAAGGAGTGTCATACGTCTGGCTGTAGACATCACAGGGACACAGGTCACACT GAGTGTGTGTCATGCTGTGAGGGTATGATCTGCAACGTGGAGGTCCCTACCAACCACACCAATGCTGTGTTTGCCATGAGGCAGCAGGCCTACAGCTCAGCCCCATCCCAGACTCCTGTTAGGACAACGTGGAGCTGCTGCTGGCTGACGTTACTGTCCACTCTAGGCCTGGGGCTGACCAGGCTGGTCCTACTGTGA